Genomic window (Rosa chinensis cultivar Old Blush chromosome 6, RchiOBHm-V2, whole genome shotgun sequence):
ttaaaaaatcaataaaagtctatgaactttttatagaatccatggacttttgaaaaagtctatcatttaaaaaaactccacacaaatccaaatacaatacacccccctgaGATTAAAATTGGTATGAAATATCATATTTGTACCGATGGTGTATCAATTGATCTAATCGAAGTTTAAATTGTGACATATTGACAACGACTGACAATCATGGGATATGATTGACTTAGTCATATGGTATGTAAATGAGACGATTCAAATTGTCCTTCAAAATTTAAATGAGGCGATAGACCACGTTTTGCTGATGCAGAGAAAGATGCAGGTGAAATTGAAGGTGAGTCTACCTAGAATatctctcatatatatatatatatatgtcgatGACACATCGCCTCGAAGGACATGAAATGAGCGATATGAGTGAAATCGAAGGTGAGTTTAGAATATCCCTCGTCTATATATGCTAATGGCACATCACTTCAAAGAACATGAAAGAAACGATCTTCATAAGGTTTAACCCTAGAGTCGGTACCTTGCGAGTTGCGGCACATCAGTGGTGATGACATAAAGAGAGACGACTAAGGTACAAATACACGATATAAACAAACGAGACAATGCAAATTAGCCCTGAGAACTTGAAAAAGGCAAAATATTACTTTTAGTTGTTGTaccaatttcattatttgtaAGTAATTATTAGCTCATTTCTATTTTCTGAAAGTGAGTATTACATATGTGAAAATACAAAGAACAAAACGTGTTTTCTGGAAATAGAACTAGAGACTCTGTTATATTCACGTCCCATCATGTCGTCGGATCTACTAAAATTTtttagaacctgctctgatgccaaCTAAAAATACAAGAACAGAACGTATTTTATGAAAATCGGGGATTGATAGACATGttgcaatccttactgggcagaaatTAAAAATTCACACAAAAAGCacaattttggttacgcagtgaaaacctcaactttgaaattaaaaacactgcggagctcttactcttgaaaactcaaataaaatCAATCCAATAATAGTGAAGGATATGGTTCTTTACAAACACATATAGCTCTCTACGTAGCTACAATCTCCACTCTCTAGACTCACTAAAGAGGTGCTTGTCTTGAatcttgaccttcttcttcacttgaacgatctgcAAATATCGCTCCTCTTGCAGTACCAatcttctctactgatctcgagagaatCAATGTATGTATATGAATGATGAATGAGACACTTTTACATGGAACAAGTGTTTCAAAGTACCTATGCGACTTTTTCTAAACAAACAAGAAGAACATGAATTCTTGCGTCTAAGTCCCCAAACATGAACGCTCTTTTCTTCTGAATATATTCAGGAGAAAACAAATCCTCAATTATCAAGATTTACCCTAATTGGACTCCTAATAGGAAAGGTCTTTCAATAaaaagatatccaattaaaataCCCAAATCCTAAAACGATTAGGACTTCAATAGCATGATTTTTAAAgtttaaaaatatatttataatatAACAACTAAAAACCAAAAGATACTTTCTAAAATCGGACTCCCAAAACCGTAGGGTTGACTAGGAatgactcggggattgcaacatgTGTTGCAATCTCGTGCTTATGTATGAGATGCAATTACCTGAAATTCTCCGGGACCAGTTTTGATGAATTTTGTAGGCTTCTTTTTCCAGCTTCTAATGATGAAATGGGATAAGATGCTTTACTTtcttttgtatgggaatgccaacacataAAATGTACAAACTTTTGTACTTACAATATGTACTTAACTAATGAATTTAGAACATTAAAAATATGTTGCGTCATGGTCaggatttaaaattttaatttttaacgaGTTCTTTCTTATTGAGGATTAAACCATTTAGTGCAACAAGTAACAACAGTAATCATGTTTGTAGAGTTTTTATAAATAGACGCCACTTCAAACAACACCACCCTTATATATTCCCGTAGATTTCTAAAACGTATCATTagttaggggtcatcatttggcccttcggccctaaacCCGCCACAAGCCCGCCTGACCCAGTCCTTGCATTTGGGCGGGCTagcccgaccctttctcaaatagagTAGGGTATGGGCCATGAAAATGAAGCCCGCCCAATGAAACCCtattaattttctatttttaaaatatgtttctcttttttgtctaacatacaacttatctttttctttgtaatcgatttcctaagctttattttctttaagatGAAATTGCCTCCAGACATATGGGAAACCCTATTCTCTCTATAGACGTGTGCTTCTCTGCTCTCCTTCTAACGAGGCCTCGTTATGGTAGCAACGATCATAGTGGCCTGGGCCCCTCGACTTCAAGACGTCTTCGTCCCCCACCTGTCGTTCATTCTCACCAATTTCTTCTACCTCTTCACCTTGATCCAGAGGCCACGGCCTTTAATGGCACTGCTTTTGGGCCACCCCCTTGGGCTGCTGACTCGAGTATTTGGTCGCGACTGGATATCAATGATAAGGAGGACAACTTTATGCCCAATGAGGGCTTGCAATCGCCGTAATCAGAAATTGGGTGGAGATCTGATTTTCAGACCTTTGAACTGAAGGCGCAATTCGAGTGTCCCAAACTCGATTTTGAAGACAAATGTTTTGCACTCTGCTTTGTCAAGGTGGATGGTGGCGAATTTGCATTGTTTTGTTGCGAGAGCGGTGTCCCAGGCTATAGCGGCGCTGGTATTGCAGTTAGGCTGAAGGAGAGTGTGGCTGGGCTGGACAACGGCGTTGCAGTCGAACCGGATGATGGCCTATTTGCAGTCAAACCGAGAATTGTTATAGAAGATGGTAGAGCAATGGTGGCTCAGCCTGCCACTTAGCGGAGGACGGAAGGAGTCGGAGCTGTAGGACTGGCCATTGGCGTTAGACTTATAAGAGCTTGGGTGCCCTTAGAAATTGGGGTGTTCATTGTGCCCTGGACTTGTGCATGGGCCCATATTCtaattaggttttggtttttgcatTTGGGCTCTTGGCGGTTGGGTTGGAGCCTTACCCCATGGTGATTTTTTGCTATTAGTTCTAGGTCTTGTGGGTCAGAAGCAAGAAAAATCTAGAAACTTAACTTTAATTCTCACGATGAAGTTGAGTTTTCCAAATGCTTCAAGGGAAGACAATTGGGGGTGACAATAATCAAGCCTCCTAAACTGGCGAAAGCTGCTACTGAAGATGCTCTGTAGCTGTTTTACACCACCAAGCCTCCTAACCTTAGCTTGAAGGGTAAGGAAAAAATATAGGTAGGTGTGGTAGGGGCCTATATACCATGTCTTACTATTCTCCATAGTTTATAGACTCACTTTAAATAAGTGGGCGATTAGTTCGAATATAGatggtctatttctatgtatcacagtagttctcttactacaacttcttgatctgtctagGTGAAGGCAAcagaaggatatgtaatgatTATCTTGGCATGCGttaatgaaatccacatttctctaaaaaaaacaagcattattttctttaatttttgtttcttttggtaaacaacaattaatttttggagatttagagagatagttaattgaatataaccaccttaactaatatttataaatgttataagttaattccaatatatatatatatatatatatatatattaaatatgatcaacaaaaaacaatgagtcttgtattacctatataactaTTGAACcacattttgaaaaaaaataaaataatatatttctttttgttaaagaaATTATGGCCATTTTAGGCCCATTTCGGCTCTATTCAAAAGGTTGGCCTTGCCAGGCCCTTTCGACCCTAGCGGCttgggcttttcgggcgggtaagggttagcatatttaagtcCCGGCCCGATCCTACCCGgctctaaattttgttgactttgactaggcccgacCAGGCCCAACCcaaagccctaaaatttagggtagggccggccctagcccggctcATGATGATCCCTAttattagggctgtcaatgggtcgtgtcgggttgggttcgtatcgggtcaaggtatttgtcgtgtcgcaagatacaaacccaaacccaacccatttaataatcgtgtcaaaaatttaaacccaaacccaacctatttattaaacgggttacccgtttccaacccgcttaacccatttaataaataggttgtgtcgtgtttgacaaaatgacaaATATATAGGTTGTGTCGtgtttaactaaaaaaatgcataaattgattaaattcactaaaaactctacaagacgaagaatataaataattatatataattcataaataattaaatccaataattataaagcaaaatattttaaattgtctaatcctatgatcaaatactctcaacatctaaaatttcaggatgaagtatagcataattgggttatacgggttcacttcgtgttggcagattgacccgtggccgacccatttattaaatgggtcatggcgggttgacccacggctgacccgctttttaatcgtgcgggttcaacccgctttatttcgtgcgggtttcgagtcgtgttatcgggtcgtgtcggaattgacagccctacctaTTATTAGTTCattacataaaaaataaaataaataaacccTAATATGCTAAAGTAAAAAAGTAAGAAAAAGATGCGAGTGCGGTAGATCAAAAGTGGGGTTCATCTGGAGTCTTTAGTTTTTCGTTTTAAAATCCCAAACCATTGACTAGGCTTTTATCCAccacaaaagaaaatattgactaaattttctgttaatcatttatattctttccttttcttaaaAACCAGATGTTGTCGGTGTCTTACATCCACCGTCAAATGTAAGTCGTACACATATCTAATGGTTACGTCGTTGAGTTAGAGTTGActataaattttatttaatttgatttgatttggtaaATAACTTTATTTATTAGCGAATCCTCAACGTGGCACAAGCTCACGAGCCATGAAAATTGTAACCAACAAACCCTAAATAAGTTGTAAATATTACACCCCCCCCAACCCCGCTGAAACGTCTcgttcttttattttcaaagaattttgaatcttagtttatttttatggTTCTTATTATCAAAATGTAAAATAAAACTTTATATATTACACAGATATGGGTGAGCACACaagaattttaattttttattttttatgaaatcCAGTAGAAACCTGAAACGAAGAGCCTTGGgacttttagggttttggtagAACGCGTCCCACGCGTGagcgaaaaaagaaaaaacaaaaggagagtTTTCTCTCCCGGCCGTACGCCGGTGGCTCCCCCACCGTTGCGTTATGGTTCGGGAGGAGAGTTTTGTTTCTGCGTAGTGATGGGGGTCCATGGCAGCCGCGAGGCTCTAGGTTGGTGGATGGGTTGTCGGCTCCGGGTGCAGTCGGATCGATATCGATCTGCTACCCCGGTTCATGGAGGTTTTGCGGCGGTGGTGCAGCGACAGATCTTGGGGCTCCAGCGGTGATCTCTTTCGCCACCATCCCTGCGTGTTGGGCTGTGGCTGTCCTGATCTAGATGCGATGGTGCTGATCCCGGAAGGGACCTGTCCGATCTCTTTTTGCATTTGTGGGGGTTGTCAGCCTAGTGCTGGAGTGGTTTTTTGTGGCGTGTCAGGGGGGGGCTGCGACGAAGGGTTTCAGCGTGATGCTGTTTTGACGTGTGACGATGGCCTGGTGGCGTTGGCGTTGCTGGCAGTCTGTGGATCTGCTGGTTGCCCTTGGCCGTGGCTGGGAGTGGTGGTCTTTGGGCTGAGCCTGATTCTTGGGCCTCTctgatgtttttttatttttgttgttattttttGGTAGTTAGTTTTCGGTGGTTGTTTTGGTAAgaataagtccctcctcttgtgagtgagggttagggttttggtctGGTCTGCTAGCGGTGCTTTCTGGCTATCAACGTGACGatgaatcacccttacacgtggtctggctgTTTTGGACACGGTGTCCGAACgggtgaaaacagttcatcGTTTATGTTACTGGTGAGGTTGTACCGCCATAGTTAGGTTTGGTTAAGGGTTAagtttggttaggggttgggtcTTTTTAACTCATGTAAGTCATTGGTGGTGATGGTCCCGTAACTTTGGTTTCGATGATATTGTCACCTGTATGGTTATTTGGTTATTAATAGAAGATGGTActtttctcaacaaaaaaaaaaatccaagtaGAAGCAACATGTATGATAGCCCAACACCTTTTGAATTGTCGCCATATTACGAGTTAACCCAGTTATGCTATGATCCTTGACTTGATTATccattttatatttaaaaatcTCTTCAATATTCGATGTGAATCCATCATCTTCCATTTGACTTTGCACACAATTACTAAATTCAAAAATGTGATGGACGTCTAACAATAATCTTGTTGTGGTAATGTTTGATATGCATACGATTCGATTCCTTGTTAAGTATATTTGTATGGAtacgaaaacaaaaatcaaatcttttcaATATTTGATGCTTCTTATGCTTGCACACTAGGCCATAATTTATTCTCCTCCCAAGTACCGAGCTTCCCATCAGAAGTTGAAAGTCAAACTTAATGGGTTGTATATGCCACCATATTATAACAAACTTGAGCTTGTGAATGAAGCTCTCTTATTTTAAAAGCACCGGATTGGCAATGTGACTTAATTTAATAATGAGTCAAGAACATCTTAGTTGAGTATTCTCTTGTTTTATTTGTATGTATCTCGTGGCTCACACTACATCGGACATTGAATATTGAGTAGTTCTTGGTTGATAGAAGACATTGACCATGTTCCTAATAGATAAAATCAAGATTTGATTGCCTACCAACTTAAAATATGATACTGGCATCTAGATAGCCGTTGAATTGATTGGCATAATCTCATcatagaataaaaaaagaagaatcacaTGAGTAGAATATAATCAACAATTCACAGATATCACAACTTGTGAAAATACTGATCTTACTTAAAACATTTTATCAGTTTAGTGAGAAAAAAGTTATAGATGTAGCCACCATATCATCTAGTACCGTATCCTCACTAACCGAAGtctcatattttgaaatttcatGTCTATATTTTCTCTGCTATTGTCTTGTGAAATTCCAAAAACACCCACCACTCACTAATCAaagtctctgtttttttttggtctgactaATCAAAGTCTCATATTTGaatcttcccttgatttttcctTTGAAATGTGGAGGATCAAACGGGCCTAAATCTCCAAAGTCGTAAACGCTAACCTAGAGGCCCGCCCAACATCTTGTATATGTCTCACCATGGCCCAACATCTTGCAGAGGGGATCCATAGTGGTCCAACATCCCTCACAAGGAACACAGAATTGGGCTTGGAAAATCTGCACCATCCCCATCCACCAAAACGGCCACGTTTATGTTTCTTCTCTtccaaaatggacatttcaCCTTCCCAGGCTAACAAGGTTACACAGAAAAACGAAGGTTGCGTTGGATCCAAGGGAAGCAACCACACGTCCCCACAGTCCCAACCAGAGACAAGAGAGAAGGGCCTAAGAGACTAGCAATTAAGCAATTCGCACCAAAACCACGAGATCGAGCTGGTGCTAAATCCAGGTACACCTTTCTCCTTGATTCAGTTTGCGAATCAGGTTCTAGATCTTCTGAATCAGATTTCATATTGATGCTACGTTCCAATCGAATTGAAACCTAATTTGTTGTGATTTTGAGCACGAAGCTCAGCTTAAGTTATGGTTGCCTGCTATTTCTGTGCACTTTTATGAATGAACAAATCGAGTGTTTATGCAAATGTAATGGTGTTTGTGTTGAAGGTGGAGAAAGCGGAGTTTAATGGTGATTGAGACGTGGCCGCGGTGATTCTGGGGAGTTACAGTGGGGAGCAAGAACGGAGCGGATCGGATGGACAAGGACAAGAGCCGTACCGATCTGCTCGCTGCTGGCCGTAAAAAGGTACTTACACATTGGCTGATAGCACACTAGCTTTCGTAATTCTGCTGCTGTGTTAGCAAATAGAGCTCAAGGGTTTAATTCATTTGCCACACACTTGAACTGTAACTTGTCGAGGTATATTTGTTATTAGGTTTAGTTTACATAGATAGGGAAATCCTGTAATGCCTGTAGgtgttttctttcattttgttgaCTGTTATAGAAACGACTAGAGAGAGACAAATGAGCGATCTGATTTTTAATATTTGGTCCCTGTACATTTATCATCAGCTTCAGCAATTTCGTCAGAAGAAGGATAAAGGCAGTGGAAGCCAGGGAAAATCCACGAAAAAGTCTGGAAAATCAGAGCAGCATGGGGCTGTTGCTGATGCAGCCTCAACTGCAACTAAACCTGCAGCGTCCATCAAGTCTGGAAAATCAGAGCAGCATGAGGCTGTTGCTGATGCGGTCTCAATTGCAACTAAACCTACAGCATCGTCTCAGGTCCGTGACGGAGAAATTAAGTCTGCTGTAGGTTCTAATTCAGGAACTGTCAACACATCAGAGTCAAATTCTGTAGAGAATTCTGCAGACTCTGACACTAGTGTAGCTGTTGCTGGTCCCTCGGCAGTGCTCATTACACAGGAGAAAAGTGTGGTTGAAACCGAATTGGGGGAAAATGCCGAATCACCATCAGAGGAGGTGGGGGTTAGTAAGTGTGATGCTGACTCTTCTGTTCAGATTGAATGTGAGAGTACTGGGACTGCTGATGCTGAGGTGGCAAGAGACAGTTCATTGGACACTTCACATACAGTGGATTCTGGGGGAGAAGCCAAGAATTCAAATGTGTCTATACAGGTTGATGAATCGGCCCAACATGCTTCAGTCGATATTACAGAGGGGATGTCCGTCACTGTTGAATCAGATATTCCGAGTAGGGAAAAGGAGTCAATGCCTTCACGGGAAAATATTAATACATCCTTAATGCAGGAGAGGGAAGATCAGGTAACAGATGTAGGTCCTGCTCTTCTCcttttgttatttaattttcattGCACTTTTTGGATCTAAGGTGGTTGAGCTGATTTTAATGCAGGAAGAATTACAGCAGTTAAATGCCTTGTCTCTCCAGTGTGAAAGTGAAATCATTGTTCCAAGGGAAAGTTTAGCTGTTGTTGGTCCCTCGGCAGTGCCAATTACAGAGGAGAAAAGTGTGGTTGAAACCGAATTGGAGAAAAATGCCGAATCGTCATCAGAGGAAGTGGGGGTTAGTAAGCGTGATGCTGACTCTTCTGTTCAGAATGAAGGTGAGAGTACTGGGACTGCTGGTGCTGAGATGGCAAAAGACAACTCATTGGGCACTTCACATACAGTGGATTCTGGAGGAGAAGCCGAAAATTCAAATGTGTCTATACAGGTTGATGAATCGGCCCAACATGCTTCAGTCGATATTACAGAGGGGATGTCCGTCACTGTTGAATTAGAGATTCCGAGTAGGGAAAAGGAGTCAATGCCTTCACGGGAAAATATTAATACATCCTTAATGCAGGAGAGGGAAGATCAGGTAACAGATGTAGGTCCTGCTCTTCTCcttttgttatttaattttcattACACTTTTTGGATCTAAGGTGGTGGAGCTGACTTTAATGCAGGAAGAAGTACAGCAGTTAAATGCCTTGTCTCTCCAGCCTTGTCTCTCAACTGCAACTAAACCTACAGCATCGTCTCGGGTCTGTGACGGAGAAATTAAGTCTGTTGTATGTTCTAATTCAGGAATTGTCAACACATCAGAGTCAAATTCTGTAGAGAATTCTGTAGACTCTGACACTAGTGTAGCTGTTGCTGGTCCCTCAGCAGTGCCCATTACACAGGAGAAAAGTGTGGTTGAAACTGAATTGGAGAAAAATGCCGAATCACCATCAGAGGAAGTGGGGGTTAGTAAGCGTGATGCTGACTCCTCTGTTCAGAATGAAGGTGAGAGTACTGGGACTGCTGATGCTGAGGTGGCAAGAGGCATTTCATTGGACACTTCACATACAGTGGATTCTGGAGGAGAAGCCAAGAATTCAAAGATGTCTATACAGGTTGATGTATCAGCGCAACATGCTTCTGATAATATTACAGAGGGGATGTCCGTTATTGTTGAATCAGAGATTCCAAGTAGTGAAGAGGAGTCAATGCCTTCACAGGACAATATTAATACATCCTTAATGCAGGATAGGGAAGATCAGGTAACAGATGTAGGTTCTGCTTTTTTCGTTTTGTAATTTAATTTTCACAACACTTTTTGGATCTAAGGTGGTGGAGCTGATTTTAATGCAGGAAGAAGTACAGCAGTTGAATTCCTTGTCTCTGGGGAATGCTGATGTCACCTCTGGGGAATTGAAACATCAGAATGAGGCCTTAGAAGAATATAGCAAGAAACTGGAAGCAACAAACATTGAGCTCAGGGTCCTATATGAAGCTTTAGAAGAACATAGGGGAAGCGTTGAATCTAGGAACTGTGAGCTTTCGATTCTCTGCGAATCCTTACAACTAGAAGTCACTAATCTTAAAGTAGAAAACGTGGAAGTTGACAGAAAACTACATGTGTATGAGGCCACCTCTGGGGAGTTGAAGGATCAGAATGAGGCCTTAGAAGAATATAGTAAGAAACTGGAAGCAACGAACATTGAGCGCAGGGTCCTATATGAAGCTTTAGAAGAACATAGGGGAAGGATTGAATCTAGGAACTGTGAGCTTTCGATTCTCTGCGAATCCTTACAACTAGAGGTCACTAATCTTAAAGTAGAAAACGTGGAAGTTGACAGAAAGCTACATGTGTATGAATCAAGAACTAGTAAATTgcagagtcaattgcatgatctaCATCTAATTTCAAATGTTATGGTATCTCAGATCTCTGAGCAGTTGGAAAATTTTCACAAGGAAGCAGCTGAGAAAGTTTTGATACTTGAGCGCCATTGGAATTCAACTATTGATCCGGTTCTTGAAGCAACTGGGAAGCTTGATGAATCTCTTGGCAGGGTCAACATGACTACAGCAGTCTCTCATGATTCTTTGGACAGAATTAGCTATTCTGTTGCTTCTGTTTATGATGCCATCAGTTTTATTCAAGATCTGAAGGACAAACTTGAAAGTTCTCAAACAGAACATGAAGCAGTCTTTACTTTATACAAAGAAGCGACTGAGAAATGTGATGATCTGCATGGAAAGAATCAAATGGCCAGTGATTTGTTGCAGAAGTTGTATGGCGACCTTTCTGAACTTCTCACGGTTTTGCATGGGTCTACAGATGGAAGTGATATGTACTTAGAACCTGAGAAGCTTCCTGATCCTCTAGATTACAGTAATTATGAGATCATCATAGAACATGTGGAATCTTTTTTGAGGGGGAGTCTGCAACTTGAATCTGTTAACAAGAAACTAAATTCAGAGTTGATGGCTAGCGCTGAAGAAGTTGAGGAACTGAAACAAAGATGCCTTGATTCTAATGTTCTGCAGAAGTTAATAGAAAATGTTGAAGGGGTGCTGAAAGTGGAACATGCTGAGATTCAATTGGATAAAACGCCTGCTTCACGTCTTGAATCACTGGTGTCATGTCTTGTTCGGAAATGCGAGGAGGCTGACGTGCAGCTAAGCTTATCTAAGGAAGATTCTGGATCTAAGGAGGTGGAGCTGACTTTAATGCAGGAAGAAGTACAGCAGTTAAATGCCTTGTCTCTCCAGCATGAAAGTGAACTCATTGTTCTAAGGGAAAGTTTACATCAGGCGGAGGAAGCACTTCTTGTTGCTCGTTCTGAGATAGAAGGGAAAGTAAATGAACTTGAACAGTCAGAGCAACGGGTGTCTTCCCTTAGAGAGAAGCTTACCATTGCTGTCACCAAGGGGAAAGGTTTGATTGTGCAGCGAGATGGTCTGAAGCAGTCGCTTAACGAGAAATCTGTTGAACTGGAAAGATTCTCACAGGAACTGCAAATGAAAGATGCAAGGCTTCTTGAGATTGAAACAAAACTTAAGGCATATTCAGAGTCAGGTGAGCGGGTGGAAGCTCTGGAATCTGAGCTTTCATATATTCGCAATTCGGCTACTGCATTAAGAGAATCATTCCTTCTCAAAGATTCTGTCCTTCAGAGAATAGAAGAGATCTTGGAAGACCTTGATCTGCCAGAGCATTTTCATTCAAGAGATATTATTGAGAAGATTGATTGGCTGGCTAGGACAGCTACCAGTAACACTTTTCCTGTGACTGATTCAGATCAGAAGAGTTCTGCCGGTGGAGTTTCGTACTCTGATACTGGTTTTGTTGTTATGGATTCCTGGAAAGATGATTTACAACCAAGTTCAAATTCAAGTGAGGAtatcaaaagaaaatatgacGAACTTCAGAGTAAATTTTATGGGTTGGCTGAACAGAATGAAATGTTGGAACAATCTTTAATGGAAAGGAACAACATAGTACAGAGATGGGAGGAAATTTTGGACAGAATTGACATGCCATCACATCTGCGATCTGTGGAGCCAGAGGATAGGATCAATTGGTTAAGTAAAGCACTTTCAGAAGTGCAGGAAGACAATATGTCTCTCCAGCAGAAGGTTGTTAACCTTGAAAACCATTGTGTATCACTAACTGCTGATTTGGAAGACTCGCAAAGGAGAGTGTCTGACCTTGAGGCAGACCTTCAAACATTTGTCCATGAGAGAGATCATCTTTCTGAAAGACTGGAGACTCTGGTCAATGATCAGGAGAAGCTTTCAACAAAGGCAGTTGAATTTGAGCTTGAGAATGAAAAGCTGCAGAAGGAAGTCACTGATTTGCAAGAAAATGTAGCCAAGATGCATGGAAATGAGAATCAAATTCTCAGCATAGAAGCTGACTTAAGAAGATTACAGAGTTTGGTTACTGATGCCTTGGAGGTCTCTGGATCAAAGTACGAGTATTCTGGTGATAGTAGCATTGAGTGCTTGGAAGG
Coding sequences:
- the LOC112169779 gene encoding A-kinase anchor protein 9 isoform X1, which codes for MDKDKSRTDLLAAGRKKLQQFRQKKDKGSGSQGKSTKKSGKSEQHGAVADAASTATKPAASIKSGKSEQHEAVADAVSIATKPTASSQVRDGEIKSAVGSNSGTVNTSESNSVENSADSDTSVAVAGPSAVLITQEKSVVETELGENAESPSEEVGVSKCDADSSVQIECESTGTADAEVARDSSLDTSHTVDSGGEAKNSNVSIQVDESAQHASVDITEGMSVTVESDIPSREKESMPSRENINTSLMQEREDQVTDEELQQLNALSLQCESEIIVPRESLAVVGPSAVPITEEKSVVETELEKNAESSSEEVGVSKRDADSSVQNEGESTGTAGAEMAKDNSLGTSHTVDSGGEAENSNVSIQVDESAQHASVDITEGMSVTVELEIPSREKESMPSRENINTSLMQEREDQVTDEEVQQLNALSLQPCLSTATKPTASSRVCDGEIKSVVCSNSGIVNTSESNSVENSVDSDTSVAVAGPSAVPITQEKSVVETELEKNAESPSEEVGVSKRDADSSVQNEGESTGTADAEVARGISLDTSHTVDSGGEAKNSKMSIQVDVSAQHASDNITEGMSVIVESEIPSSEEESMPSQDNINTSLMQDREDQEEVQQLNSLSLGNADVTSGELKHQNEALEEYSKKLEATNIELRVLYEALEEHRGSVESRNCELSILCESLQLEVTNLKVENVEVDRKLHVYEATSGELKDQNEALEEYSKKLEATNIERRVLYEALEEHRGRIESRNCELSILCESLQLEVTNLKVENVEVDRKLHVYESRTSKLQSQLHDLHLISNVMVSQISEQLENFHKEAAEKVLILERHWNSTIDPVLEATGKLDESLGRVNMTTAVSHDSLDRISYSVASVYDAISFIQDLKDKLESSQTEHEAVFTLYKEATEKCDDLHGKNQMASDLLQKLYGDLSELLTVLHGSTDGSDMYLEPEKLPDPLDYSNYEIIIEHVESFLRGSLQLESVNKKLNSELMASAEEVEELKQRCLDSNVLQKLIENVEGVLKVEHAEIQLDKTPASRLESLVSCLVRKCEEADVQLSLSKEDSGSKEVELTLMQEEVQQLNALSLQHESELIVLRESLHQAEEALLVARSEIEGKVNELEQSEQRVSSLREKLTIAVTKGKGLIVQRDGLKQSLNEKSVELERFSQELQMKDARLLEIETKLKAYSESGERVEALESELSYIRNSATALRESFLLKDSVLQRIEEILEDLDLPEHFHSRDIIEKIDWLARTATSNTFPVTDSDQKSSAGGVSYSDTGFVVMDSWKDDLQPSSNSSEDIKRKYDELQSKFYGLAEQNEMLEQSLMERNNIVQRWEEILDRIDMPSHLRSVEPEDRINWLSKALSEVQEDNMSLQQKVVNLENHCVSLTADLEDSQRRVSDLEADLQTFVHERDHLSERLETLVNDQEKLSTKAVEFELENEKLQKEVTDLQENVAKMHGNENQILSIEADLRRLQSLVTDALEVSGSKYEYSGDSSIECLEGLLSKLLESFATLSSGKPIEADLRRLQSLVTDALEVSGSKYEYSSDSSIECLEGLLNKLLESYATLSSGKPVHGGAAEGLHTEYTDATVVGSRSLNRLDSQESDIDVLKKELEDVQHELLDVKEERDGYLEKQQSMASEFEALHNKVNELQGLLNQEEKKSASVREKLNVAVRKGKSLVQQRDSLKQSIDEVNSEVERLRSEITTGQVKIAEYEQNFRDLSTYPGRVEALESETLFLRNCLNETEQNLQQKANTLSMIVNILDNIDVGGDFNSRDPVVKLEQIGKMCFDLRTDVASSEQETRKSKRAAELLLAELNEVQERNDGLQEELAKSADEISILSKERDLAEAGKLEAVLSLEKLSTAHSEERNQFSEFAELKSGVDQLRKGFHDISNSLAGLFYNDLEFLKNLESGIDSCLNLNSGNVVDVHPFTAAGGFLLSKSDKDNSISIHSWSDEAHGHFGDSFAIETFTYITHYVQELMTEIGVLKEKLDEHSMSLHEKSSSVSRLVAIVRGEISSKNESFEALRRDFLQMEMVKKEKDKELLVLHRNAALLFEACTSSVVEINRRKAELVGNCWAVGDLGMTSKTAELPAFRGEGELYSEESVRSVADRLLSAASDFATLTAEIAEGSQKEMKLTISNLQKELQEKDVQKERIFMELVSQIKEAEATASSYSVDLESSQTLVHDLEKQLEAMKGERNLLEQRVKELEDDHASSDELQQRVRSLTDVLAAKDHEIEELMQAFDEEEVQMHGITFKIKELEKIVEQKNLDLENLEASRGKVMKKLFVTVNKFDELHHLSASLLAEVEELQSQLQDRDAEISFLRQEVTRCTNDVLVASQVSKKGNSDEIHELLTWFDMNIARFGVRSEYLEDKNNSDIAEQMEVLKKTVDSILSELGDLRAAAQSKDILLQEERTKVKELTRKGQTLEKCLREKESQLNLLEGVEDGQATSLTSEIHEVEPAINKWAASGSSLASQVRSLRKGNSEQVAIAIDMDPGSTSRLEDEEDDKVHGFKSLTTSRMVPRFTRPLTDMVDGLWVTCDRTLMRQPILRLGIIFYWAFLHTLLASLAI